Sequence from the Hamadaea flava genome:
TGGAAGAGGAGGATTCCGAGGTGATCGTGACCGTACGCGACGACGGGGCGGGCATCGCGCCCGGCCGCCTGGCCGAGGCCGCGGCGGCCGGCCGGCTCGGCGTCGCGCAGTCCATCGAGGGACGCGTACGCGATCTCGGCGGGGCCACCGTCATCACCAGCGCACCGGGGGAAGGAACCGAGGTCGAGATGCGGGTACCGAGATGACGACGCGCGTAATGGTGGTCGACGACCATCCGATGTGGAGAGAGTCGGTGGCGCGGGACCTCGCCGAGGCCGGTTACGACGTCATCGCGGCCGTCGGCGACGGCGCCCAGGCCGTACGCGTCGGGACGTCGTTGCGCCCGGACGTCGTCGTCCTCGACCTGCAACTGCCCGACCTGTCCGGCGTCGAGGTCATCACCGCGTTGTGCAAGGGCGATACCCCTGTACGCATCCTGGTGCTCTCGGCCAGCGGCGAGCACCAGGACGTCTTGGACGCCGTCAAGGCGGGCGCGACCGGATACCTCGTCAAGTCGGCCGGACGTGACGAATTCCTGACCGCCGTTGCGCGTACCGCTGAAGGAGACGCCGTGTTCACGCCGGGCCTGGCCGGACTCGTGCTGGGCGAGTACCGGCGGCTGGCGTCGTCGCCCGCGGACGGCGACGACACGCCGCGCCTGACCGAGCGCGAGACCGAGATCCTGCGGTTGGTCGCGAAGGGCTTGTCCTACAAGCAGATCGCGGAGCGACTGGTCTTGTCGCCGCGGACCGTGCAGAACCACGTGCAGCACACGCTGGGCAAACTCCAGCTCCACAATCGAGTGGAGCTGGTCCGCTACGCGCTGGAGCGCGGCCTCGACACCGACGGCTAGGCCAGCGCCACCACCTCGTCGCAGGCCTCGGCGGCTTGCGGGTCGTGCGTGGCGAAGACGACGGCGACGCCGCGGCGGCACTCCTCTTGGAGCAGTTCGAGGACGAGCCGGCGGTTGACCGCGTCCAGCTCGCTGGTGATCTCGTCCGCGAGCAGCACCTTCGCGTTCGCGGCCAGCCCGCGGGCGACCGCCGTGCGCTGCTGCTGCCCGCCGGACAGCTCCTCCACGAGCTGGTCGGCCTGCCCGGACAGGCCCAGCCGCTCGAGCGCGGCGGCGGTGCGCGTCTCCGCCTCCTCGCCCGGCATCCCGCCCGCGATCAGCGGCAGCAGCACGTTCTCACTCGCCGTGAGGGTGGCCTCCAGCCCGTTGCCCTGCGGGATCAGCGCCACGCCGCGCGCGATCGCGTCCTGCCGCCCGCGCAGCGGCTCACCGTCCGCGGTCACCTCGCCGGCCTGCGGCCGGATCAGGCCCGCGAGGGTCCACAGCAGCGTCGTCTTGCCCGCGCCCGAGGGCCCGGTCACCGCGATGATCCTCCCCGGGTACGCCGAAAGCACGAAGTCGGCGAGCACCGGTCGATCCGGCTCGTACGCGACGGTGACGCCGTCGAGCTTCAAGAACGTCATCGGTCGTCTCCCTCGATTTCGGGCGCCGGGACGAGCAGCGCGCTGCCGTCCGGCTGGTCCACGATGCGCAGGTGGGTGCCGGGCGGCATGCGGTCGAGCAGCTCCTGCGGCAGGTGGATCGAGCCGTCCCGGCCCACCACCGCGAACTCCTCCCCGCGTACGCCTTGCGCACCCACGCGGCCGTCGCGGATGGTCACGGTCCGGCCCATCTGCTCGCCGACGGCCGGATCGTGGGTGACCACGACGACGGTCGTGCCCGCGTCGTGTACCGACCGCAGGGCGTCCACGACCTCGTCGCGGGCGTCCGCGTCCAGTTGGCTCGTCGGCTCGTCGACCAGCAGAAGACCTGGCCGCCGCGCCAGGGCGACGCCGATCGCCAGCCGCTGCCGTTCGCCGGGGCTGAGTTTCGGCGGCTCGACGGCGACGCGCTTGCGATCGGTCAGCCCGACGAGGGCCAGCACGTCGTCGGGCGGCAGCAGGTCCCGGCCGACCGCCGGGCGCTGGGCGAACCAGACGTTCTGCCGGGCCGTCAGATATGGCAGCAGACCCCGGTCGGCGTTCTGCAGGCATACGCCGACTTCTCCGGCGCGCATCCGGGCGAGCTCGCCCTCGGTCGCCTTGGCCAGGTCGACGCCGCCCACGTGAACCCGACCGGCCGACGGCCGCAACAGTCCGGCCAGCACGGAGAGCAAAGTCGACTTGCCGGAGCCGGACGGGCCGAGCAAGGCCACCGCCTCGCCCGCCCGGATGTCGAGGTCCACGCCGGCCAGGGCGACCACCTCGTACCCCTCCAGCCGGTAGATCGTGACCAGTCCCCGGCAGCTCACACCGACCGCGTTCATCATCGGGCCTCTCCTCGCAGCAGCTCCGGCCGGGCCTGGCGGATCAGGCGTACCGCCACCGGCAAGGCGATCAGCAGACACCCGAGGCACGCGATCGCGACGACCGCCAGCGCTCCGGGCGCCGGTTGCCAGTGCGCGTCGCCGGTGACCCCGGTGGTCACCAGCGGTATGCCGGGCAACAGCAGGACGGCGACCGCCACCCCGGACAGGAATCCGAGCCCGGCCGGCCAGCCGAGCAAGGTGACGAACTCCCGGCGTACCGCCTTGCGCAGGACGGTTTCGGGCACCCCCGCGACGAGCAGCGCGGCGGAGCCGTAGCGGCGTTGTTCCGCGCCGACGCGTACGGCGAGCAGCACGATGCCCAGCGCGAGCAGGATCGCCACCAGCGCGCCGATGCCGTAGAGGCGCAGCGCCAACGCCGGTGCGCGGCGGCCAAGCCGATCCTCGTACGCCGACAGCGTCTGGCTCGACCGGACCTGGATGCCGTGCGCCGCCAGCCGATCGACGAGATCCTTGGGTGCTCCGTCGCCGGCCCACACCTCGTAGACGATCGAGGTGCCGTTGTCGACCGAACCGGTCAGATCCTGCGCCTGCGCGAGCCCGTAGTCGACGTCGACCAGGATGCCGTGGCCGGACGCGCCCGGAACGATTCGATCGGTGCCCAGCGTGGTGAACGTCTGCGGCTGCGTCGCGAACGCCATGAACGGCCAGCCGTCGTCGGCGACCTCCACCGCCGGAACCGGCCCGGCCAGCAGACCCGGCAGCGCCTTCGGGGCGTGCAGGCGGGCGATCCGGATGTCGCCGTTGCCGTCGGCCTCGATCCGGGCGGACAGCTCCGTGTCCCCGGTGAGGCCCACTTTCACTCCGGCCGGCAGGATCGGTTGCCACCCGCCCTCGCCGCCGATGGGCACCTCGCCGGCGGCCGACGAGAGGCGTTTGATCGTCAGCGTCCCCACGACCGCCTCGGCCTGGGCCGGCGGCCGGATGAGCTTCAGCACGGCGAGTTCGCCTTCGGGCACCTCAGCGGCGTACTCGTGCAGGCCCTGCTGCAGCCTGCCGAGTTCGACGGTCTGCTGCCGCTGGCCGGTACGCACCTCGACGGCGACCACCAGCGGCACCTGGTCGAGCCCGGTGGCGTCGAGGGAGACCGTCAACCGCCCGCTGACCGGGGACGGCGCCGGCGGGGTGGGACGCAGCTTCGCGGCGATCGCTTCGAGGTCCACGTCGGAATGCCCGAACCAGGTCGCCGTCTTCGCCAGGCGGTCGCTCTGCACGCCGATGACGTTCACGACGTTGCCGTCGAAGAACTCCGCGCGGCGTACCACCCCCATGGCCGACCCGTCCGGGACCGCCGCCGTGACGCCTTCGAGCAGTTGCTGCGGACCGGCGGCGGAGACCCGATAGACCGACGGCGCGCCGACGACTCCGTTGGCGGCCTCGGCGCGCGCCTGGGCCGCCACGTCCCAGGCGACGGCGGAGAACCCCATCAGCGACGCCGCGACGGCGACCACCACGACGATGCGCTGCCGTCCGGGGCGGCGGGACAAGGATGCGCTGGTCAGGACGCCGACCGGATCGGCCCGGCGGCGCGTCTGGCGTACGCGGGCCGCCGCGATCAGGCTCAGCAACCGGCCCCCGGCGACCCCTACGACGATGGCGAGCAGCGGAGCGGCGAGCACGGCCAACCCCGACTCCTGATCCTGAACCGTCGTCACCAGCGCCGCGACGGCCAGGGCGACTGCGGCCCCTTCCAGCGCGCCCGCCCGCCACGTAGTGCGCTGCGGAACCCGGCGCAGCAGGTTGATCACCTTTGTCCGGAACACTCGCCGGGACGCCACCGCCGCTGCGGCGTACGCCGTCAGCAGGGCGGCGCCGACCGCCACGAACGCCGTCCAACTCCACGGCGTCGGAGTGCCCGGGGCGAGCCACAGTCCCGCCACCGTCGCCAGGACGAGGCGGCTGAGCAGGAGCCCGAGCGGCGCCGCGACGGTGATCAGGCTCAGCACCTCGGCCAACCCGAACGCGGCGACCCGGCCCCGGGCGTACCCGTGCAGGCGGGCGAGGGCGATCTCCGGGCCGCGCTCCTCGGTCAGCGCGGCGACCAGCACCATGAGCACGACGAGGGCGAGCACGAGCAACGGCACCGCGCCCACCGGGACGGTCTGCGCGATGGCGTCCTGGTCCTTGCGGATCTCGACGATGACCGAGGGGATCGCCGACCGCGCCGACATCTGCTGCCCGCTCAGCCCGCTGGTGACGTCCCGCAGGGCCACGTCGAGCCGACCGACGCCAGCATCGTCCACAGTGGTCAGATCGAGCCGGAGGACGACGGTACGCCGCACGACCGCGCCGGCGACCTTCTCGACGTCGTCCGGCGTGCCGGTGTAGATCCCGTCGACGGTCCAATACCGGGCGCCCAGATGCGGATCCGGCACCGGCGAGTACTGAAGCTGTGAGCCCCACGCGGAGTCCAGCGCGTCCTTCGGCGTGAAGAGCCCCACGACCAGTGGCCGGTGGGTCGTCCCCGCGAGCGGAACGCCACCGCCACCGCCCTTCGACGTACGCCCGAGGTCGGCGGACGGGCCGAGCGCGATCGGCAGCCGATCCCCGACCGCGATCTTGTAGTGCTCGGCGGTCCTGGTGCTGACCATGACCTCGCCCGCGGCAGCCGGGCAGCGCCCGGTCAGGGTGGCCAGCTCGCAGATGCCCGGCTGGTAGACGAGGTGCCCGGTCACGACCTCGGCGATGCCCACGTTGGTGAGCTTCAGGTTCGTCTCGGCGTACGCCGTCCGCCCGGTGCGCAGCCCGGCGAGGTAAGGCGAGCTACCGAGGACCAGCTCGGCCCGCCCGATCCCCTCGGCCAGCGTCAGCGGCTGGCCCACCTGGGCACCGACGCCCGTCGTGGGCAGTTGGACGGTGATCGTGGGGTCGGTCGCCGAGCCCGGCCCCAGCAGATCCCGCACGACCGACTCCTGAGCCGCCCGCACGTACGCCGGGACCGCGGCCGCCGCTGTCGTCGCGACCGCTGCCATGAGCAGCACGAGCAGGGATCGGCCTGCTCGATGCCGCATCCCTCGCCAGAGAAGAGTCCACCTCGTCACGGGAGGAGGAACGCGCGGGCCACCCGATCAGGTTGTCACTCCAAGCGAACTGGATCATGGTCCGCCTGACGGCGCTGCGCCGCTGATCCGCCTACAGGCGCTGCGCCGCTGATCCGCCTACAGGCGCTGCGCCGCTGATCCGCCTAGAGGCGCTGTGCCGCTGATCCGCCTAGAGGCGGAACGAGAGATCGGCTGGCAGGATCGCGACCTCCATCTGGGCTTTCTGGAGCCGACCGGAGTAGTCCCAGTTCATCGCCTGCCAGCGGGTGAACTGGTCGAGCACCCAGACGCCGGACTGCCGGCTGCCGTTGCCCGAGCGGCCGTTGCCGCCGAACGGCAGGTGCGCCTCAGCCCCCGAGGTGGAGTTGTTGACGCTGACCATGCCGGCCGAGATCTTCCGGCGAAAGGTGAACGCCTTGGTGGGATCGGTCGTGTAGATCGAGCTGGACAGGCCGTAGCCGGGCCCGTTGGCCAGCTCGATCGCCTCGTCGAGCGTCCGGTACGCCGTCACGCCGACGATCGGCCCGAACGTCTCCTGCTGGAACAGCTCGTCCCCCGGGCGTACGCCGTCGACGATCACGGGGTGGTAGAACAGCCCGGTCGCGGGGTCGCCGACGAACCCGGCGCGCGGGTTCTGCGCCGTGATCCGGCCGATCTGGCCGCTGACCCGGTGGTGCGGGGCGATCCAGCCCAGGTGTTTCTCGTACGCCGCCGCGAACTTCTCGTCCAGCAGCGGGCCGTAGAGGACGTCCTGCGTCGGGTCGCCGATCCGGGCGTCCGCGACCGCCGCGGTGAACCGGGCCAGGAACTCGTCGTGCACCGCCTCGTGGGCGATCACCGTGCCCAGGGAGGTGCAGCGCTGCCCGGCGGTGCCGAAGCCGGAGAACAGCGCGCCCTCGACCGCCAGGTCCAGGTCGGCGTCCTCGGTGACCACCATCGGGTTCTTGCCGCCCAGTTCGAGACACGGCGTCTGGAGGTAGCGCCCGCACAGCTCGCCGATGGCCCGCCCGACCTCGGTCGAGCCGGTGAAGCCGACCTTGTCGATCAGCCCGTCCTCCAGCGCCGAGCCGAGCCCGGTGAAGGTCTCCGGCCCGTCCGCGTGCACCACCGTCAGTACGCCGTCGGGCAGCCCACCGCGGACGAACAGCTCGGCCAGCGCGTCGGCGCAGGCGGCCGCGTACAGGGCGGGTTTCCACACCACGGTGTTGCCGCAGAGCAGCGCCGGCACGAGGTACCAGCTCGGCACGGCCACAGGGAAGTTGCCCGCAGTGATGATCATGGCTGCGCCGACCGGCGTACGGAAGGTGAACAGCTGCTTGTCCGGCATCTCCGAGGGAATCGTCTGCCCGTACAGCCGACGCCCCTCGCCCAGGAAGAACTGGCAGGTGTCGACGATCTCCTGCACCTCGCCCCGCGCCTCGGCGACAGGCTTGCCGATCTCCCGGGTCACCAGTCGCGCCAGCGCCTCCGCGTTCGCCTCGACCAGCCGCGAGATGTTCGCGATCACCTGGCCGCGTACGGGGGCGGGCACGTCGGCCCAGGCCGGCTGGGCGGTCTTCGCCCGGCGAGCCGCCGCCACGATCGCGGCCTCGTCGGCCGGGCGCACGGTGGCGACCACGTCGTCGAGCCGGGCCGGGTTGGTCGAGGTGTAAGCGTCGTTGATCACCTGCTCATCATGCCGCCCCGGGCTTCCGGCGCGCTAGGCAACCCCGCACAGGGCATCGCTCGTCATCGAAGTAGGCCGTCCTACCAACGGCCGGCACGCACCTTCGGAGTCGAAAGGGGAACAACGTGCACAACCCACGAAGACTGCTCATCCAAGGCGGCGCAGCCGTCCTGGCGGCGGCGATGACGTTGGTCGCAGCGGTGCCCGCGTACGCCGCGGCCCCGGCGAACGACACCATCGCCGGCGCGGTCGCGATCGGGGCGCTGCCGTTCAGCACGACGCTCGACACGACGGAAGCGACCACGGAGAAGTCGGACGCCGAGGCCAACCCGGCCGACTGCGGAGCGCCCTCCACCGACGCCAGCGTCTGGTACGACCTCACCCTCCCGGCCGACGACATCGCGCTCGTCGACGTCTCCGCCTCGAACTACGGAGCCGGCGTACTCGTCGTCAACGGCGACCCCGGCTTCTTCAAGTTCGTCACGTGCGGACCCGGCGCCGTCGCGTTCGACGTCACTGCCGGCACCACCTACCACCTCATGATCATCGACGACCAGCAGGACGGCACCGGCAACGGCGGCGACCTGCACCTGTCGGTGACCACCGCCCCGCCGCCGCCGGACCTCTCGGTGACGGTCGACCCCACCGGCTCGTTCGACAAGGCCACCGGCGCCGCGATCATCCACGGCACCGCCACCTGCACCGGCCAGGTCGACTTCGGCGGCATCCTCGCCGACGTGATCCAGAAGGTCGGCCGGGGCGTCGTCTACGGGTTCGGCGAGACCGAACTCGCCTGTGACGGCACCACCGAATCGTGGTCGATCACCGCGATCCCCTCCCTCGGCACCAAGTTCGCCGGCGGCAAGACCGCGACGGTCTCCCTCGCGTACGCCTGTGGCCCCGTCTTCTGCAACGAGTCCTACCAGGAGTACACCGTCCAACTGAAGCACAACGGCTGACCGAGGTACCTCACGTGCGGATCAGGGTTGTGCATGCTTCGGAGGGCTCCGGAAGCATGCACAACCCTGATCCGCACCCGAACACTGCCCATGGGCTAGAGGGGAGTAGGGGTGCGGATGCCCAGCAACGACAGGCCGAGGGTGAGCACCCGGCCGGTGAGGTCGGCCAGCCCGAGCCGCCCGGCCCGGATCTCGGCGGTCGGCGCGCGCAGCACCGGGCATTCCTCGTAGAACGCCGAGTACGCCGTGGCCAGCCCGTGCAGGTAGCCCGCCAGCCGATGCGGCTGCAACGCCGTGGCCGCCGCCGTGACGGCGGACGGGAATCCGAGCAGCTGCAACGCCAGCGCCCGCTCGGACGGCACGTCCAGTGAGAAGGCAGGCTCGACCGCGCCGCCCTTGGCGAGCAGTGATTGGATCCGGGCGTACGCGTATTGCAGGTAGGCACCGGAGTCCCCGGTGAGCGACAGCGCCCGGTCCCAGGCGAAGACGTAGTCTTTCACCCGGTCGGAGGACAGATCGGCGTACTTCACCGCGCCGATGCCGACCGAGTGCGCGACGTCGGGCGTCGGGGCCAGCGCCGCCGCTCGCGACACCGCCTCGTCCAGGAGTGCGGAGAGTTTCACGGAGTCCCCCGCCCGGGTCTTCAGCATCTTGCCGTCCGGGCCGAGGATCGAGCCGAACGCGATGTGCTCGACCTGCCCCGGCTGAACCCAGCCGGCCGCCACCCCCACCGCGAAGACCATCGCGAAATGCTGTTTCTGCGGCGTTCCGACGACATACACGGCCCGCTCGTACGCCCGGCAGCGCCGCCGCAAGGCGGCGAGATCGGTGGCGCTGTAGTTGTAGCCGCCGTCCTCCTTCCGCACGATCACCGGCATCGGCGCGCCGTCCCGCCCGGTGAACCCGTCGGGGAACGCGCACAGCGCCCCATCGCTCTCCCGCAACAGCCCGAGCGCCGACAACTCGTCCACCACATCGGCCAGCTCGTCGTTGTACGTGCTCTCGCCCTGGAAGTCGGCCGCGCTCAGGGTCACGTCCAGCGTGGAGTACACCGACAGGAAGTACTTCTCGGACTCGTCGACCAGCAGCCGCCACAGCCGCCGGGTCGTCTCGTCGCCGGATTGCAGCGCCACGACCCGCAGCTGCGCCCGCCGTTTGAAGTCCGGATCGCCGTCGAACTTCCGCCGCGCAGCCTGATAGAACCCGGTCAGGTCGCCGACCGACAACTCGTGCGCGGCCTCCTGCTCGCCGACGTCCACCAGGTGCTCGATGAGCATGCCGAACGGTGTGCCCCAGTCGCCGAGATGGTTCGCCCGGGTCACGTGGTGCCCCTGGAACTCCAGCAGCCGCACGATCGCGTCGCCGATGACCGTCGACCGCAGATGCCCGACGTGCATCTCCTTCGCCACGTTCGGCCCCGAGTAGTCGACCAGCACCGTCTGCGGCGCTGCCACCGTGGGAACGCCGTGCCGGCTGTCCGCGTACAACTTGAGGAGGAGTGAGTGGACCGCGGAGGTGTGGACGGTGATGTTGATGAATCCCGGCCCGACCACTTCGAGGTCCGCGAGCCCGGCGAGGTCGGCGCGCGCCACGACCTCCGCCGCCACCTCGCGCGGCGCCCGGCCCAGCCCGCGGGCCAGGGCCAACGCGCCGTCTGCCTGGTAGTCGGCGTGCTGGGACCGGCGCACGGCCGGGTCCGCGGTACCGCCCGCGACCTGGTCGAAAGCCGGCCTCAGCCGCGCGGCGAGAAGCTCCTCGATAGACATGCAAACCCCTTGAAGATACGCACAACGGACCGCCCGTCAT
This genomic interval carries:
- a CDS encoding ATP-binding cassette domain-containing protein, whose product is MTFLKLDGVTVAYEPDRPVLADFVLSAYPGRIIAVTGPSGAGKTTLLWTLAGLIRPQAGEVTADGEPLRGRQDAIARGVALIPQGNGLEATLTASENVLLPLIAGGMPGEEAETRTAAALERLGLSGQADQLVEELSGGQQQRTAVARGLAANAKVLLADEITSELDAVNRRLVLELLQEECRRGVAVVFATHDPQAAEACDEVVALA
- a CDS encoding ABC transporter permease; the protein is MRHRAGRSLLVLLMAAVATTAAAAVPAYVRAAQESVVRDLLGPGSATDPTITVQLPTTGVGAQVGQPLTLAEGIGRAELVLGSSPYLAGLRTGRTAYAETNLKLTNVGIAEVVTGHLVYQPGICELATLTGRCPAAAGEVMVSTRTAEHYKIAVGDRLPIALGPSADLGRTSKGGGGGVPLAGTTHRPLVVGLFTPKDALDSAWGSQLQYSPVPDPHLGARYWTVDGIYTGTPDDVEKVAGAVVRRTVVLRLDLTTVDDAGVGRLDVALRDVTSGLSGQQMSARSAIPSVIVEIRKDQDAIAQTVPVGAVPLLVLALVVLMVLVAALTEERGPEIALARLHGYARGRVAAFGLAEVLSLITVAAPLGLLLSRLVLATVAGLWLAPGTPTPWSWTAFVAVGAALLTAYAAAAVASRRVFRTKVINLLRRVPQRTTWRAGALEGAAVALAVAALVTTVQDQESGLAVLAAPLLAIVVGVAGGRLLSLIAAARVRQTRRRADPVGVLTSASLSRRPGRQRIVVVVAVAASLMGFSAVAWDVAAQARAEAANGVVGAPSVYRVSAAGPQQLLEGVTAAVPDGSAMGVVRRAEFFDGNVVNVIGVQSDRLAKTATWFGHSDVDLEAIAAKLRPTPPAPSPVSGRLTVSLDATGLDQVPLVVAVEVRTGQRQQTVELGRLQQGLHEYAAEVPEGELAVLKLIRPPAQAEAVVGTLTIKRLSSAAGEVPIGGEGGWQPILPAGVKVGLTGDTELSARIEADGNGDIRIARLHAPKALPGLLAGPVPAVEVADDGWPFMAFATQPQTFTTLGTDRIVPGASGHGILVDVDYGLAQAQDLTGSVDNGTSIVYEVWAGDGAPKDLVDRLAAHGIQVRSSQTLSAYEDRLGRRAPALALRLYGIGALVAILLALGIVLLAVRVGAEQRRYGSAALLVAGVPETVLRKAVRREFVTLLGWPAGLGFLSGVAVAVLLLPGIPLVTTGVTGDAHWQPAPGALAVVAIACLGCLLIALPVAVRLIRQARPELLRGEAR
- a CDS encoding response regulator; the protein is MTTRVMVVDDHPMWRESVARDLAEAGYDVIAAVGDGAQAVRVGTSLRPDVVVLDLQLPDLSGVEVITALCKGDTPVRILVLSASGEHQDVLDAVKAGATGYLVKSAGRDEFLTAVARTAEGDAVFTPGLAGLVLGEYRRLASSPADGDDTPRLTERETEILRLVAKGLSYKQIAERLVLSPRTVQNHVQHTLGKLQLHNRVELVRYALERGLDTDG
- a CDS encoding ABC transporter ATP-binding protein → MNAVGVSCRGLVTIYRLEGYEVVALAGVDLDIRAGEAVALLGPSGSGKSTLLSVLAGLLRPSAGRVHVGGVDLAKATEGELARMRAGEVGVCLQNADRGLLPYLTARQNVWFAQRPAVGRDLLPPDDVLALVGLTDRKRVAVEPPKLSPGERQRLAIGVALARRPGLLLVDEPTSQLDADARDEVVDALRSVHDAGTTVVVVTHDPAVGEQMGRTVTIRDGRVGAQGVRGEEFAVVGRDGSIHLPQELLDRMPPGTHLRIVDQPDGSALLVPAPEIEGDDR
- a CDS encoding aldehyde dehydrogenase family protein — translated: MINDAYTSTNPARLDDVVATVRPADEAAIVAAARRAKTAQPAWADVPAPVRGQVIANISRLVEANAEALARLVTREIGKPVAEARGEVQEIVDTCQFFLGEGRRLYGQTIPSEMPDKQLFTFRTPVGAAMIITAGNFPVAVPSWYLVPALLCGNTVVWKPALYAAACADALAELFVRGGLPDGVLTVVHADGPETFTGLGSALEDGLIDKVGFTGSTEVGRAIGELCGRYLQTPCLELGGKNPMVVTEDADLDLAVEGALFSGFGTAGQRCTSLGTVIAHEAVHDEFLARFTAAVADARIGDPTQDVLYGPLLDEKFAAAYEKHLGWIAPHHRVSGQIGRITAQNPRAGFVGDPATGLFYHPVIVDGVRPGDELFQQETFGPIVGVTAYRTLDEAIELANGPGYGLSSSIYTTDPTKAFTFRRKISAGMVSVNNSTSGAEAHLPFGGNGRSGNGSRQSGVWVLDQFTRWQAMNWDYSGRLQKAQMEVAILPADLSFRL
- the argS gene encoding arginine--tRNA ligase: MSIEELLAARLRPAFDQVAGGTADPAVRRSQHADYQADGALALARGLGRAPREVAAEVVARADLAGLADLEVVGPGFINITVHTSAVHSLLLKLYADSRHGVPTVAAPQTVLVDYSGPNVAKEMHVGHLRSTVIGDAIVRLLEFQGHHVTRANHLGDWGTPFGMLIEHLVDVGEQEAAHELSVGDLTGFYQAARRKFDGDPDFKRRAQLRVVALQSGDETTRRLWRLLVDESEKYFLSVYSTLDVTLSAADFQGESTYNDELADVVDELSALGLLRESDGALCAFPDGFTGRDGAPMPVIVRKEDGGYNYSATDLAALRRRCRAYERAVYVVGTPQKQHFAMVFAVGVAAGWVQPGQVEHIAFGSILGPDGKMLKTRAGDSVKLSALLDEAVSRAAALAPTPDVAHSVGIGAVKYADLSSDRVKDYVFAWDRALSLTGDSGAYLQYAYARIQSLLAKGGAVEPAFSLDVPSERALALQLLGFPSAVTAAATALQPHRLAGYLHGLATAYSAFYEECPVLRAPTAEIRAGRLGLADLTGRVLTLGLSLLGIRTPTPL